One window of the Sparus aurata chromosome 17, fSpaAur1.1, whole genome shotgun sequence genome contains the following:
- the smpd5 gene encoding sphingomyelin phosphodiesterase 5, with product MGRGMALQASAFPNGFVAGIHAVGWALILPCFWFLDRLIAVCKSTTLEQNQRLEQECYLHPLKVFFGSIIFFILFLVTAPLAFLGFLLWAPLQTCRRPFYYHRETPSTPEKETHRGFELGGKATFGFATANLCLLPDSLARFNNLGHTQQRAATIGQRIVQGVCRPNIRIFVDSPSSCGTLSPSNSILPTANSSSYGATDKQAQPIVGNHSDSADGHVSVQKSSSVVVCVPCDDTEESSTESPTPIFNFNHNSNQRGRAGHRSAPRALLSQGLRQQDNVPWEVSSLFPANVDILCLEEVFDKRAAQRLTQILKPVFGHILYDVGVYACQPTCSCSSFKFFNSGLFLASRFPVLEAQYHSFPNSRGEDALAAKGLLSAKVLIGQNQKQKRVVGYFNCTHLHAPEGDGEIRCEQLNMVAKWIGDFQAANRQPDEDVVFDVLCGDFNFDNCSPDDTLEQNHCLFEEYRDPCRAGPGKEKPWVIGTLLEQPTLYEDDIITPENLQRTLEREELRKQYISPPIPTAGLPLVYPESGQPWIGRRIDYILYRESSISQRCQTEIEEMTFITQLAGLTDHIPVGLRLNVTMDSDHAD from the exons TCTGGTTTCTTGATCGCCTCATTGCTGTGTGCAAGTCCACCACCCTAGAGCAAAACCAGCGATTGGAGCAGGAATGTTATCTCCACCCCCTCAAGGTCTTCTTTGGCTCCATCATCTTCTTCATTCTTTTTCTAGTGACAGCCCCCTTGGCCTTCCTGGGTTTTCTACTCTGGGCACCTCTGCAGACCTGCCGCAGGCCATTTTACTACCATAGAGAGACACCATCCACACCAGAGAAGGAGACACACAGGGGCTTTGAGCTGGGAGGAAAGGCAACATTCGGATTTGCCACAGCCAACCTGTGTCTGTTGCCTGACAGCTTGGCTCGTTTCAACAACCTGGGGCATACCCAGCAAAGAGCGGCTACCATTGGTCAACGCATTGTGCAGGGTGTGTGTCGACCCAATATACGCATCTTTGTTGACTCCCCCAGCAGCTGTGGGACTCTCAGCCCCTCCAACAGCATACTCCCCACAGCTAACTCATCTTCATACGGAGCTACTGATAAACAGGCACAGCCCATCGTTGGTAACCATTCAGACTCAGCTGATGGACACGTTTCAGTCCAAAAGTCCAGTAGTGTCGTGGTATGTGTGCCCTGTGATGATACAGAAGAGTCCTCAACTGAGTCACCAACTCCTATTTTTAACTTTAATCATAACTCCAACCAGCGGGGTCGAGCAGGTCACCGGAGTGCTCCCCGAGCTTTGCTCTCCCAGGGTCTCCGCCAGCAGGACAACGTGCCCTGGGAGGTGTCGTCACTGTTTCCGGCCAATGTGGACATCCTTTGCCTAGAAGAGGTGTTTGATAAGAGGGCGGCACAGAGGCTCACCCAAATACTAAAGCCCGTGTTTGGACACATACTGTATGACGTTGGTGTTTATGCCTGCCAGCCAACATGCAGCTGTTCCTCTTTTAAGTTCTTCAACAGTGGACTGTTCCTAGCCAGCCGATTCCCTGTGCTCGAGGCCCAGTACCACAGCTTTCCCAACAGCCGTGGCGAAGACGCACTGGCTGCCAAGGGCCTCCTGTCTGCTAAG GTGCTAATCGGGCAGAATCAGAAGCAGAAGAGAGTGGTCGGCTACTTTAACTGCACACATCTTCATGCACCAGAGG GTGATGGGGAAATTCGCTGCGAGCAGTTGAACATGGTGGCCAAGTGGATTGGTGATTTTCAAGCTGCTAACAGACAACCTGATGAGGATGTTGTTTTTGATGTGCTGTGTGGAGATTTCAACTTTGACAACTGCTCACCTG ATGACACCCTGGAACAGAACCACTGTCTGTTTGAGGAATACAGAGATCCGTGCCGAGCTGGGCCTGGAAAAGAGAAGCCCTGGGTCATTG GTACTTTGCTGGAGCAGCCCACGTTGTATGAAGATGACATAATCACCCCAGAAAATCTACAAAG aactttggagagagaggagctgaggAAGCAGTATATCTCCCCTCCTATTCCTACAGCGGGCTTACCTTTGGTTTACCCAGAGAGCGGCCAGCCGTGGATCGGCCGCCGGATCGACTACATCCTGTACCGCGAAAGCTCCATTTCACAGCGCTGCCAAACA GAAATTGAAGAGATGACTTTTATAACCCAGCTGGCTGGCCTTACTGACCACATTCCAGTGGGCTTGAGACTGAATGTGACGATGGACTCCGACCACGCTGATTAA